In Gammaproteobacteria bacterium, one genomic interval encodes:
- the glnE gene encoding bifunctional [glutamate--ammonia ligase]-adenylyl-L-tyrosine phosphorylase/[glutamate--ammonia-ligase] adenylyltransferase: MFAASDYQPPTDVNADKLPVPDLLRESADKTLAVLREDEALAPRLEQSELLAPLTRVLACSPFAARSFSRRPGILDHLLSGDRIGRPLEAGELGRLAGEALVECRQESSFMRELRWFRHREMCRILWRDVNGLGSLEESLEELSELAEACILAALEFARANVAERHGLPLTAEDGPSEMAVIGMGKLGGGELNFSSDIDLIFVYSEDGRTNGSVPIDALRFHTLVCQQLIRALNQRTVDSFAYRVDTRLRPFGNSGPLVIKTSSLESYLARSARDWERYAWVKARVINPCGMSEALYEEIMRPFVYRRYLDYSVFESLRDMKGKIEREALRKDKANDIKLGRGGIREIEFITQSMQLVRGGANPDLRGRSLRGMLARLGERGFLGPGTSGELDRSYCFLRQLENRLQGMDDRQTQELPDDDEGRARLAYAMGHSDWESLAEKTDSHRETVARHFSTIVFRPDDLPEAESGPPGDLAAVWTGDAENADEVLKAYGFADPQVALDSMQTVHQASDYARLDQTGRKRLDMLIPRLIEAAAKEPEPGLTLARTLKVIAAIARRSAYLALLYENGPARDRLVHVCGLGETLAKQLCTVPALVDELLDARITQQVMDLEQLEEELDFRLVRTANESEELRLAAISEFKQAAAFRVGVLDLAGGLPLMRVSDLLTGIAELVIDRSLEHVWEELAEQHGSPGYTVDGERKPAGFAVIAYGKLAGLEMGYGSDLDLVFVYDAQGEDQVTDGLTSIANSDFFFRVARRVISVLTTRSITGRMYEVDTRLRPSGRSGMLVSSLQALDKYQRESAWTWEHQALLRSRAIAGAAHVREAFEELRVSVLRESVRHEDLRDQVIEMRRRMLGEAPVVGKGRFDIKHARGGLQDIEFIVQYLVLNHAHEHPDLVAWPDNVRQLEALARHEVLPREDADVLTRCYLEYREILHHRALAERPPHTPAGEVAERAETVSGLWRRYLGE; this comes from the coding sequence ATCTTTGCCGCCTCCGATTACCAGCCGCCAACCGATGTGAACGCCGACAAGCTTCCAGTCCCCGATCTTTTGCGCGAAAGCGCCGACAAGACGCTCGCCGTGTTGCGGGAAGACGAGGCGCTGGCGCCCAGGCTCGAGCAGAGTGAACTTCTCGCGCCGCTCACAAGGGTATTGGCCTGTTCGCCGTTCGCGGCTCGCAGCTTTTCCCGCAGGCCCGGGATCCTCGACCACCTGCTGTCCGGCGACCGGATCGGCCGGCCGCTGGAGGCGGGCGAACTGGGCCGACTGGCCGGCGAAGCGCTGGTCGAGTGCCGTCAGGAGTCCTCGTTCATGCGCGAACTCCGCTGGTTTCGGCACCGCGAGATGTGCCGGATCCTGTGGCGCGATGTGAACGGGCTCGGCAGCCTGGAAGAGAGCCTGGAGGAACTGTCCGAACTCGCCGAGGCCTGCATCCTTGCCGCCCTGGAATTCGCGCGGGCCAACGTGGCGGAACGGCACGGCCTGCCGCTCACGGCGGAGGACGGGCCCAGCGAGATGGCCGTTATCGGCATGGGCAAGCTCGGTGGCGGCGAACTCAATTTTTCTTCCGACATCGACCTCATCTTCGTCTATTCCGAGGACGGACGAACGAATGGATCCGTCCCGATCGACGCACTGCGTTTCCACACTCTGGTCTGCCAGCAATTGATCCGGGCGCTCAACCAGCGCACGGTGGACTCCTTCGCGTACCGGGTCGATACCCGGCTTCGTCCCTTCGGCAACAGCGGACCGCTGGTAATCAAGACCTCGTCGCTGGAGAGCTACCTTGCCCGCTCGGCCCGCGACTGGGAGCGCTACGCGTGGGTCAAGGCGCGCGTGATCAATCCCTGCGGGATGAGCGAGGCGCTCTACGAGGAAATCATGCGGCCTTTCGTCTACCGTCGCTACCTGGATTACAGCGTGTTCGAGTCCCTGCGCGACATGAAGGGCAAGATCGAACGGGAGGCGCTGCGCAAGGACAAGGCCAACGACATCAAGCTGGGCCGGGGCGGAATCCGTGAAATCGAGTTCATCACGCAATCGATGCAACTGGTGCGGGGCGGCGCCAACCCCGACCTGCGCGGCCGCAGTCTGCGCGGAATGCTTGCGCGCCTGGGCGAGCGGGGCTTCCTGGGCCCCGGCACGTCCGGCGAACTCGACCGGTCCTATTGCTTCCTGCGGCAGCTTGAGAACCGGCTGCAGGGGATGGACGACCGGCAGACTCAGGAATTGCCGGACGACGACGAGGGCCGGGCCCGCCTGGCCTACGCCATGGGTCATTCGGATTGGGAAAGCCTGGCGGAGAAGACCGATTCCCACCGCGAGACGGTAGCCAGGCATTTCTCGACCATCGTGTTTCGCCCGGACGACCTGCCGGAGGCCGAGAGCGGCCCGCCGGGGGACCTGGCCGCCGTGTGGACGGGAGATGCCGAAAACGCCGACGAAGTGCTGAAAGCCTACGGTTTTGCGGATCCTCAGGTTGCGCTGGATTCCATGCAGACGGTCCACCAGGCCTCCGATTACGCGCGACTGGACCAGACCGGAAGGAAGCGGCTGGACATGCTTATTCCGCGGCTGATCGAAGCCGCTGCCAAGGAGCCTGAACCGGGCCTGACGCTGGCCCGCACGCTCAAGGTTATCGCCGCCATCGCCAGGCGCTCCGCGTACCTGGCGCTGTTGTATGAAAACGGACCGGCCCGCGACCGCCTCGTGCATGTCTGCGGCCTGGGCGAGACGCTCGCCAAACAACTGTGCACGGTCCCGGCGCTGGTGGACGAGTTGCTCGACGCCCGCATTACGCAGCAGGTAATGGATCTCGAACAGCTTGAAGAGGAACTGGACTTCCGGCTGGTCAGGACCGCCAACGAATCGGAAGAACTGCGGCTGGCGGCGATCAGCGAGTTCAAGCAGGCGGCCGCCTTTCGGGTGGGGGTGCTGGACCTGGCGGGCGGCCTCCCGCTGATGCGGGTGAGCGACCTTCTTACCGGAATCGCCGAACTCGTGATCGACCGGTCGCTGGAGCACGTCTGGGAAGAACTCGCGGAGCAGCACGGATCGCCCGGCTACACGGTCGACGGCGAGCGAAAGCCGGCCGGTTTTGCAGTCATCGCCTACGGCAAGCTGGCCGGCCTGGAGATGGGCTACGGCTCGGACCTGGACCTGGTGTTCGTCTACGACGCGCAGGGCGAGGACCAGGTGACCGATGGCCTCACGAGCATCGCCAATTCGGACTTCTTTTTCCGGGTCGCGCGCAGGGTGATTTCGGTGCTCACGACGCGGAGCATCACCGGAAGAATGTACGAAGTGGACACGCGCTTGCGTCCGAGCGGCCGCTCCGGAATGCTCGTGTCCTCGCTTCAGGCCCTCGACAAATACCAACGCGAGTCCGCCTGGACCTGGGAGCACCAGGCACTGCTCAGGAGCCGGGCCATCGCCGGCGCCGCCCATGTGCGCGAAGCGTTCGAGGAGCTGCGCGTGAGCGTTCTGCGCGAGTCGGTGCGGCACGAGGATCTGCGCGACCAGGTCATCGAAATGCGCCGGCGGATGCTGGGCGAAGCACCCGTTGTGGGCAAGGGACGCTTCGATATCAAGCATGCCCGCGGCGGATTGCAGGACATCGAGTTCATCGTGCAATACCTCGTGCTGAACCACGCCCACGAACATCCCGACCTGGTCGCCTGGCCGGACAACGTGCGCCAGCTGGAAGCTCTGGCGCGGCACGAGGTGCTGCCCCGGGAAGACGCCGATGTCCTTACGCGATGCTATCTCGAGTACCGCGAGATCCTGCACCATCGCGCGTTGGCCGAACGGCCGCCTCATACTCCCGCCGGCGAAGTCGCCGAGCGTGCGGAAACGGTTTCCGGCCTGTGGCGACGCTATCTGGGCGAGTAA
- a CDS encoding TonB-dependent receptor plug domain-containing protein, with protein MTFTQTRVGLLAAFVLASPVIPGTVSAQEGAIALEEIVVTARRVEERLQDVPLAITAFSAGEIQAAGIENLNDVADLTPGMTFSNLIGEFLPVPVIRSIAPTAVQDRENNAAIFVDGVYVSGRQGLNFSQLDLERIEVVKGPQAAMYGRNSFSGAVNFVTARPTDEFQGKAELTLGDRGRIVASGAISGPLVEDKLRARVAIIMNQWDGSYENQVPDGPDIGGFDYQTLQGSLYWTPTERFEAGLSYYTSKDQVDVSAQTSLTATCENVAARGQRLANFCGELPGVGKNDLYVLAGANGEERDVDHAYLTLKLDSELGEFTALSGYSKVEQTFLYDGSRGNPSTTFAYQSSISPFPRAFVLGSFEAQLLQLGAPDSTEEFSQEIRFTSPDDRPLRYSVGAYYYTVDTEDSNSGVAARSPLPFIFANLCPCIQFFPGVGFAPQVFPGTSVGDLVFRSWFTNPAGDTTGLVEQVLETDAWSVFGSVDANFSDRLKGRVELRWTDEEKHSQDFESGSDLMNSWDFISWRATLDYKPSENTMYYASIAGAAKSGAFDFDTEENINGVNVSLVSLIEPEENTSYELGFKGTYLGGRMSTDIAVFFIDWTEIVIPQYYSVGPDGVPLTSVLALDTNAGDASVLGLEASFGMALTDNLTGNLGFSVTDPEFDDAQISSFAEFPSYAPDGDVSGNELLRQSSVQGNLTLNYRRAIRADMDWYLRTDVLYTGKQWVGAANQAEVPAHTYVNLKIGIDAERYTVELWSDNLLDDDKPVAAFRDVWFANALPGGGAEGGFNAFFPWRLTVSHPRRRQVGATLRVRF; from the coding sequence ATGACTTTTACCCAAACGCGAGTCGGACTCCTGGCGGCATTCGTGCTGGCGAGTCCAGTTATCCCTGGAACAGTAAGCGCTCAGGAAGGCGCGATCGCCCTCGAAGAGATCGTCGTGACGGCGCGCAGGGTGGAGGAGCGGCTGCAGGACGTGCCGCTTGCAATTACCGCCTTCAGCGCCGGCGAAATCCAGGCGGCGGGCATCGAGAATCTCAACGACGTGGCGGACCTGACGCCCGGCATGACCTTCTCGAACCTGATCGGCGAGTTTCTGCCGGTACCGGTGATTCGCAGTATTGCGCCCACGGCGGTTCAGGACCGTGAGAACAACGCCGCGATCTTCGTTGACGGCGTATATGTCTCCGGGCGCCAGGGACTGAATTTCAGTCAGCTCGACCTCGAACGCATCGAGGTTGTCAAGGGTCCTCAGGCGGCAATGTACGGCCGCAACAGCTTTAGCGGAGCGGTCAATTTTGTCACCGCGCGGCCGACGGACGAGTTCCAGGGCAAGGCGGAGCTTACTCTAGGCGACCGGGGCCGGATCGTCGCGTCCGGCGCGATCAGCGGTCCGCTCGTGGAAGACAAGCTGCGCGCCCGCGTTGCGATCATCATGAACCAGTGGGACGGTTCCTACGAAAACCAGGTTCCCGACGGTCCGGACATCGGCGGGTTCGATTACCAGACCCTGCAGGGCAGTCTCTACTGGACGCCGACGGAGCGGTTCGAAGCGGGACTGTCCTACTACACGTCCAAGGACCAGGTCGACGTGTCGGCCCAGACTTCGTTGACGGCGACCTGCGAGAACGTCGCGGCCCGTGGCCAGCGGCTGGCGAATTTCTGCGGTGAACTGCCGGGCGTGGGCAAGAATGACCTGTACGTTCTCGCTGGCGCCAACGGAGAAGAGCGCGACGTGGACCATGCCTACCTTACGCTGAAGCTGGACAGCGAGCTCGGCGAGTTCACGGCCCTGTCCGGGTACTCCAAGGTCGAGCAGACATTCCTCTACGACGGTTCCCGCGGCAATCCGAGCACAACCTTCGCGTACCAGTCGTCCATCTCGCCGTTTCCCCGCGCCTTCGTTCTCGGTTCCTTCGAGGCCCAACTGCTTCAGCTCGGCGCACCCGATTCAACCGAGGAGTTCAGCCAGGAAATTCGTTTCACCAGCCCCGACGACCGGCCCTTGCGGTATTCGGTCGGCGCCTACTACTACACCGTAGACACGGAGGACAGCAACAGCGGCGTGGCCGCGCGGAGTCCGCTGCCGTTCATATTCGCGAATTTGTGCCCCTGCATCCAGTTCTTCCCGGGCGTGGGGTTCGCGCCACAGGTGTTTCCCGGGACTTCCGTGGGAGACCTGGTTTTCCGCAGCTGGTTTACCAATCCCGCCGGCGACACCACTGGCCTGGTCGAACAGGTGCTGGAAACGGATGCCTGGTCAGTGTTCGGTTCCGTTGACGCCAACTTCTCCGACCGTCTGAAGGGACGGGTGGAATTGCGCTGGACGGACGAGGAAAAGCACAGCCAGGATTTCGAATCCGGTTCGGACCTGATGAATTCCTGGGACTTCATCTCGTGGCGGGCAACGCTGGACTACAAGCCCAGCGAGAACACGATGTACTACGCGTCGATTGCAGGCGCGGCCAAGAGCGGCGCCTTCGATTTCGATACGGAGGAAAACATCAACGGAGTGAACGTGTCCCTCGTGAGTTTGATCGAACCGGAAGAGAACACCTCTTACGAGCTTGGCTTCAAGGGCACCTATCTCGGTGGCCGCATGAGCACGGACATTGCAGTCTTTTTCATCGATTGGACCGAGATCGTGATACCGCAGTACTACAGCGTCGGACCGGACGGCGTGCCGCTCACGTCCGTCCTTGCGCTGGATACGAATGCCGGAGACGCTTCGGTGCTCGGGCTGGAAGCGTCATTCGGTATGGCGCTAACCGACAATCTGACTGGCAACCTGGGCTTCTCGGTGACTGATCCCGAGTTCGACGATGCCCAGATCTCGTCGTTCGCCGAGTTTCCCAGCTATGCGCCGGACGGCGACGTGAGCGGCAACGAGTTGCTGCGCCAGTCCTCGGTTCAGGGCAACCTTACGCTGAATTACCGGCGCGCAATTCGCGCCGACATGGATTGGTACCTGCGCACCGACGTCCTTTATACGGGCAAGCAATGGGTCGGCGCGGCCAACCAGGCGGAAGTCCCCGCGCATACCTATGTCAACCTCAAGATAGGAATCGACGCCGAGCGCTACACGGTGGAACTGTGGTCGGACAATCTGCTGGATGACGACAAGCCGGTGGCCGCATTCCGCGACGTCTGGTTCGCGAATGCGCTGCCCGGCGGCGGGGCCGAGGGAGGCTTCAACGCCTTCTTCCCGTGGCGGTTGACGGTTTCGCATCCGCGCCGCCGCCAGGTGGGCGCGACGCTGCGCGTCAGGTTCTAG
- a CDS encoding co-chaperone GroES — MKIRPLQDRVLIRRTEEERKSPGGIVIPDSATEKPIRGEVIAAGKGKVLENGEVLPLELKAGDKVLFGKYSGTEVKVDGEELLVMKEDDVMAVIED; from the coding sequence ATGAAAATTCGACCGCTGCAAGACAGGGTGCTGATTCGCCGTACCGAGGAGGAACGGAAGTCCCCCGGCGGGATCGTGATTCCCGACTCGGCAACCGAAAAGCCGATCCGGGGCGAGGTCATAGCCGCCGGCAAGGGCAAGGTGCTCGAGAACGGCGAGGTCCTGCCCCTGGAACTGAAGGCCGGCGACAAGGTGCTCTTCGGAAAGTACAGCGGCACCGAAGTCAAGGTGGACGGCGAGGAACTGCTGGTCATGAAGGAAGACGACGTCATGGCCGTCATCGAAGACTAG
- a CDS encoding DUF2799 domain-containing protein: MTETNVGDGWRFCCLLLAVSIAGGCATMSESECINADWREVGRNDGLEGKRQTQLARHYDACVRYGIAPDRDEYMAGREAGLTVYCTQDSGYWEGRYGGGYERVCPASSEPAFLAGYRAGQSVYDAIENIRSVRGQMDSVKARIDSLEDEIRKLESPDDESDTTEEKPAGNISDRVAEIRTLDRQLESLRVLRAAAAAEYLRAIERANSLGYPEEFRLEEIL; this comes from the coding sequence ATGACAGAGACGAACGTCGGAGATGGCTGGCGTTTCTGCTGTCTGCTGCTGGCGGTGTCGATCGCCGGCGGCTGCGCGACGATGTCGGAGTCGGAGTGCATCAACGCGGACTGGCGCGAGGTCGGACGCAACGACGGACTGGAAGGCAAGCGCCAGACGCAACTGGCCAGGCACTACGACGCCTGCGTCAGATACGGAATTGCGCCGGACCGCGACGAATACATGGCAGGCCGCGAGGCGGGCCTGACCGTCTATTGCACGCAGGACAGCGGCTACTGGGAGGGAAGATACGGGGGCGGCTACGAGCGCGTGTGTCCGGCGAGTTCGGAACCGGCGTTCCTGGCCGGCTACCGCGCCGGGCAATCCGTGTATGACGCCATCGAAAACATCCGCTCCGTCCGCGGGCAAATGGACTCGGTAAAAGCCAGGATCGACTCCCTGGAGGATGAGATCAGGAAGCTTGAGTCCCCGGACGACGAGAGCGACACAACGGAAGAGAAGCCAGCAGGAAACATCTCGGACAGAGTCGCGGAAATCAGGACTCTTGACAGGCAACTCGAATCGCTGCGAGTCCTGCGGGCCGCGGCGGCGGCGGAATACCTGCGCGCGATCGAACGAGCAAACAGCCTGGGCTATCCGGAGGAATTTCGGCTTGAAGAAATCCTCTAG
- a CDS encoding glycosyltransferase family 9 protein, protein MRSFPAVRISSSMSSPPRSLCVIRLSAIGDCCHALPVVQAIRSAWPETRITWIIGQVEHSLLEGLAGVDFLVLDKRSGSRGMRELRKKLKARRFDLVLQMQDSLRASRVALMTGCRRRVGFDRRRARDFQWLFTTERIAHRPRQHVMEALFGFAEHLGIERPAAPRWDFPLSAEDLQAAAEMAPDRPFCVMSPLSSQRRGAFRNWPAERYASVARHVVDQLGGEVLLTGSGSPMERDYAAVIAAHPGVTDLNGRTTLKQLAALIGLARLVVCPDSGPAHIGAALGTRVVGLYAGSNPDRSGPWGNREYTVNRYPQAVRMSLDKGVDEVRFGRRLHAAEAMNEIAVGSVIEMVERAWVQP, encoded by the coding sequence ATGCGATCCTTCCCCGCTGTCCGTATTTCTTCAAGCATGTCGAGCCCGCCGCGCAGCCTGTGCGTGATCCGCTTGTCCGCCATCGGGGATTGCTGTCACGCGCTGCCTGTCGTGCAGGCCATCCGAAGCGCCTGGCCGGAGACCCGCATTACCTGGATTATCGGGCAAGTCGAGCATTCCCTGCTGGAGGGGCTTGCCGGGGTGGACTTTCTGGTGCTGGACAAGCGGTCCGGGAGCCGCGGAATGCGCGAGCTGAGGAAGAAATTGAAGGCGCGCCGGTTCGACCTGGTGCTGCAGATGCAGGATTCGTTGCGGGCCAGCCGGGTTGCGCTGATGACCGGCTGCCGGCGGCGCGTCGGATTCGACCGGCGCCGGGCGCGGGACTTCCAGTGGCTGTTCACTACCGAACGGATCGCCCATCGGCCCCGGCAACACGTGATGGAAGCGCTGTTCGGGTTTGCCGAACACCTCGGGATCGAGCGACCGGCGGCGCCGCGCTGGGACTTTCCCTTGAGCGCCGAAGACCTGCAGGCGGCTGCAGAAATGGCGCCCGACCGTCCCTTCTGCGTCATGAGTCCGCTGAGCAGCCAGCGCCGCGGCGCGTTTCGGAACTGGCCGGCGGAGCGCTACGCGAGCGTGGCCAGGCATGTCGTGGACCAGCTCGGCGGCGAGGTCCTGCTGACGGGATCGGGGAGTCCGATGGAGCGGGACTACGCCGCGGTGATCGCCGCTCACCCGGGCGTCACCGACCTGAACGGACGCACGACGCTCAAGCAGCTCGCGGCGCTGATCGGACTTGCAAGGCTGGTCGTCTGCCCGGATTCCGGGCCCGCGCACATCGGCGCGGCATTGGGAACGCGCGTGGTGGGCCTGTATGCGGGTTCCAATCCGGACCGCTCGGGCCCCTGGGGAAACCGGGAATACACCGTGAACCGCTACCCGCAGGCTGTGCGCATGTCGCTGGACAAGGGAGTCGATGAGGTGCGCTTCGGCCGCCGCCTGCACGCCGCCGAAGCGATGAACGAAATCGCCGTGGGCAGCGTGATCGAAATGGTTGAGCGCGCCTGGGTTCAGCCCTGA
- a CDS encoding zinc-finger domain-containing protein: MAQQSSGQRVTSNMERRYTVSEKDLPVSCPLPWTVRWNSHPRVYLPLEPGTDATCPYCGAVFSLAQADPGDQG; this comes from the coding sequence ATGGCCCAACAAAGTAGCGGACAGAGAGTGACTTCCAACATGGAGCGGCGATATACCGTGTCCGAGAAGGACCTGCCGGTATCCTGCCCGCTCCCCTGGACCGTTCGCTGGAACTCTCATCCGCGGGTTTACCTGCCGCTTGAGCCCGGGACCGACGCCACTTGCCCCTACTGCGGGGCCGTTTTCTCGCTGGCCCAGGCGGATCCCGGCGATCAGGGCTGA
- a CDS encoding 3-deoxy-D-manno-octulosonic acid kinase, producing the protein MADKRITHRLRGGLDMLEEIRTAGKDRILHEAQVAGTVTPEWFEHGFWHQRQQWTAVSGGRGAGGRIGEDGKWFLRHYLRGGKAALFSRDRYLFLGTRRVRSFAEFRLLASMHEAGLPVPRPIAAHFRRRGITYSANLITEWIEGARSLSRALRERKDALEIMGRVGAIAARFHRAGICHADLNANNILIGPDGGVWLVDFDRARRRSPGGWPNARLRRLKRSLEKLGLYDHRAFQFLCERHDRTLAGT; encoded by the coding sequence ATGGCGGACAAGCGGATCACGCACAGGCTGCGCGGCGGGCTCGACATGCTTGAAGAAATACGGACAGCGGGGAAGGATCGCATCCTACACGAAGCGCAAGTCGCCGGAACGGTGACGCCCGAGTGGTTCGAGCATGGCTTTTGGCACCAACGACAGCAGTGGACGGCCGTTTCCGGCGGACGCGGCGCCGGCGGACGAATCGGCGAGGACGGGAAGTGGTTTCTGCGTCACTACCTGCGGGGCGGCAAGGCCGCATTGTTCAGCAGGGACCGATATCTTTTCCTGGGAACGCGGCGCGTTCGCTCGTTCGCGGAATTTCGGTTGCTGGCCAGCATGCACGAAGCCGGGCTGCCGGTGCCGCGGCCGATCGCCGCGCATTTCAGGCGGCGCGGCATCACCTACTCGGCCAACCTGATCACCGAGTGGATCGAAGGGGCGCGGTCGCTGTCCCGCGCGTTGCGCGAGCGGAAAGATGCGCTGGAGATCATGGGGCGCGTGGGCGCCATCGCGGCGCGCTTTCATCGCGCCGGAATCTGTCACGCCGACCTGAACGCAAACAACATCCTGATCGGCCCGGACGGTGGCGTCTGGCTGGTCGATTTTGATCGGGCGCGCCGCCGCTCGCCCGGGGGCTGGCCCAATGCCCGGCTGCGGCGGCTCAAGCGATCGCTGGAAAAACTCGGGCTCTACGACCATCGGGCTTTTCAATTCTTGTGCGAACGCCACGACCGCACCCTCGCGGGCACTTGA
- the groL gene encoding chaperonin GroEL, producing MAAKDVKFSDGARQKMMAGVNTLANAVKVTLGPKGRNVILDKSFGAPTMTKDGVSVAKEIELEDKFENMGAQMVKEVASHTSDVAGDGTTTATVLAQSILTEGLKAVAAGFNPMDIKRGIDKASASVIDSLEGISKPCQEDTAIAQVGTISANSDEAIGRIIADAMDKVGKEGVITVEEGSGLDNELDVVEGMQFDRGYLSPYFINDANSQSVELESPYILLHDKKVSNIRDLLPVLEAVAKSGKPLLIVAEDVEGEALATLVVNNIRGIVKVAAVKAPGFGDRRKAMLADMAILTNGQVISEEVGLSLEKASLTDLGTAKKVQVTKEHSTIIDGAGSSEQIQARVVQIQREIEESTSDYDKEKLQERVAKLSGGVAVVKVGAATEIEMKEKKARVEDALHATRAAVEEGIVPGGGVALLRGQSALDGLEGDNDDQDVGIKIMRRALEEPLRQIVANAGADASVVLNDVASGEGDYGYDAALGEYGQLVGRGIIDPTKVTRLALQNAASVAGLLLTTEAMVTEKPKKDEPSPMPAPGGMDGMM from the coding sequence ATGGCTGCAAAAGATGTGAAATTCAGCGACGGCGCCCGGCAGAAGATGATGGCCGGCGTCAACACGCTGGCAAACGCCGTCAAGGTTACGCTGGGGCCCAAGGGCCGCAACGTGATTCTCGACAAGAGTTTCGGCGCTCCCACCATGACCAAGGACGGTGTGTCGGTGGCCAAGGAAATCGAGCTTGAGGACAAGTTCGAGAACATGGGCGCACAGATGGTCAAGGAGGTCGCTTCGCATACCTCCGACGTGGCCGGCGACGGAACCACGACGGCCACGGTGCTCGCCCAGTCGATCCTTACCGAAGGCCTCAAGGCGGTCGCCGCAGGGTTCAATCCCATGGACATCAAGCGCGGAATCGACAAGGCCAGCGCCTCGGTGATCGACAGCTTGGAGGGCATTTCCAAGCCTTGCCAGGAAGACACTGCGATCGCGCAGGTGGGAACGATTTCCGCGAACTCCGATGAAGCTATCGGCCGGATCATCGCCGACGCGATGGACAAGGTCGGCAAGGAAGGCGTGATCACCGTGGAAGAGGGTTCCGGACTGGACAACGAACTGGACGTCGTGGAAGGCATGCAGTTCGACCGCGGTTATCTGTCTCCGTACTTCATCAACGACGCCAACTCGCAGAGCGTGGAACTGGAGTCGCCCTACATCCTCCTGCACGACAAGAAGGTCTCCAATATCCGCGATCTCCTGCCCGTGCTGGAGGCCGTCGCCAAGTCCGGCAAGCCGCTTTTGATCGTGGCCGAGGACGTGGAAGGCGAAGCGCTGGCCACGCTGGTGGTGAACAACATCCGCGGCATCGTGAAGGTGGCCGCGGTCAAGGCGCCCGGCTTCGGCGACCGCCGCAAGGCGATGCTGGCCGACATGGCGATTCTCACCAACGGCCAGGTGATCTCCGAGGAAGTCGGTCTTTCGCTTGAGAAAGCTTCGCTGACCGACCTGGGAACCGCCAAAAAGGTCCAGGTCACGAAGGAGCACTCCACGATCATCGACGGCGCCGGCTCGAGCGAGCAGATCCAGGCGCGGGTCGTGCAGATCCAGCGCGAGATCGAGGAATCGACCTCCGATTACGACAAGGAAAAACTGCAGGAGCGCGTCGCCAAACTGTCCGGCGGCGTGGCCGTGGTCAAGGTCGGCGCGGCCACCGAGATCGAGATGAAGGAAAAGAAGGCAAGGGTGGAAGACGCCCTGCACGCCACGCGCGCAGCGGTCGAGGAAGGAATCGTTCCGGGCGGCGGCGTGGCGCTGCTGCGCGGTCAGTCAGCGCTGGACGGCCTGGAAGGCGACAACGACGACCAGGACGTCGGCATCAAGATCATGCGCCGCGCGCTTGAAGAGCCGCTGCGGCAGATCGTCGCCAACGCCGGCGCCGACGCCTCCGTGGTACTGAACGACGTGGCATCCGGCGAAGGCGATTACGGCTACGACGCCGCGCTCGGCGAATACGGCCAACTCGTGGGCCGAGGCATCATCGACCCCACCAAAGTCACCCGGCTGGCGTTGCAAAACGCCGCCTCGGTAGCGGGGCTGTTGCTCACGACCGAAGCCATGGTCACCGAAAAGCCGAAGAAGGACGAACCCTCCCCCATGCCCGCTCCGGGCGGCATGGACGGCATGATGTAG